The Streptomyces sp. DH-12 genome has a window encoding:
- a CDS encoding response regulator transcription factor, whose translation MADGEQPDPDDPIRVFLLDDHEVVRRGVHDLLNDEPDITVVGEAATVEQALVRVPALRPRVAVLDVRLPDGDGVTVCRELRSRMPDLVCLMLTSFDDEEALLDSIMAGASGYVLKQIRGSDLVEAVRTVARGQSLLDPSATAKLMARLRGGPQKEQQEPEVLPGLTEREREILELIGEGLTNRQIGQRLYLAEKTVKNHISRLLAKLGVERRIQAAVIATEARDRLRHGHDGH comes from the coding sequence ATGGCGGACGGCGAGCAGCCCGACCCCGACGACCCGATCAGGGTCTTCCTCCTGGACGACCACGAGGTGGTCCGGCGCGGAGTGCACGACCTGCTGAACGACGAGCCGGACATCACGGTGGTCGGCGAGGCCGCCACCGTCGAGCAGGCCCTGGTGCGCGTCCCCGCCCTGCGCCCGCGCGTCGCGGTCCTCGACGTCCGGCTGCCCGACGGCGACGGCGTGACCGTGTGCCGGGAACTGCGCTCGCGGATGCCCGACCTGGTGTGTCTGATGCTGACCTCGTTCGACGACGAGGAGGCCCTGCTGGACTCGATCATGGCCGGCGCGTCCGGCTACGTCCTCAAGCAGATCCGCGGCTCCGACCTCGTCGAGGCCGTCCGCACCGTGGCGCGCGGCCAGTCGCTGCTCGACCCGAGCGCCACCGCCAAGCTGATGGCGCGGCTGCGCGGCGGGCCGCAGAAGGAGCAGCAGGAGCCGGAGGTCCTGCCCGGACTCACCGAGCGGGAGCGGGAGATCCTCGAGCTGATCGGCGAGGGGCTCACCAACCGCCAGATCGGCCAGCGGCTCTACCTCGCGGAGAAGACGGTGAAGAACCACATCTCCCGGCTGCTCGCCAAGCTCGGCGTGGAGCGCCGCATCCAGGCCGCCGTGATCGCCACCGAGGCCCGGGACCGTCTGCGGCACGGCCACGACGGCCACTGA
- a CDS encoding Cmx/CmrA family chloramphenicol efflux MFS transporter yields the protein MPLPLYLLALAVFAMGTSEFMLAGLLPDIADDLGVAVGTAGALTSAYAVGMAVGAPLTAALARNRPGRSSLLGFVLVFLACHAVGAATSSFPVLFATRVVAALANAGFLAVALTTAAALVPADRKGRALAVLLSGTTLATVAGVPGGSLLGTLFDWRATFWAVALLCLPAALGVLTGIPAHRGQDTPADGGPSLRREIARLRQPRLLLLVLLAALVNAGTFACFTFLAPVVTGTAGLGELWISVVLVLFGAGSFVGVTVAGRLSDRRPDVVLSVGGPLLLVGWTALAVLADLPAALLALVCVQGALSFAVGSTLITRVLYEAAGAPTMAGSYATAALNVGAAAGPLLAAVSLRTGAGASGPLWTGALLVAAALLVALPLRAVVVPRRRTEAAQ from the coding sequence ATGCCTCTTCCCCTGTACCTGCTCGCCCTGGCCGTCTTCGCCATGGGCACCTCGGAGTTCATGCTCGCCGGTCTGCTGCCGGACATCGCCGACGACCTCGGCGTCGCCGTCGGCACGGCGGGCGCCCTCACCTCGGCCTACGCCGTCGGCATGGCGGTCGGCGCCCCGCTCACGGCGGCGCTGGCCCGCAACCGTCCCGGACGGTCGAGCCTGCTCGGCTTCGTCCTCGTGTTCCTGGCGTGTCACGCCGTGGGGGCCGCCACCTCGAGCTTCCCCGTCCTGTTCGCCACCCGGGTGGTCGCCGCGCTCGCCAACGCCGGGTTCCTCGCCGTCGCCCTGACGACCGCCGCCGCTCTGGTGCCCGCCGACCGGAAGGGCCGCGCGCTCGCCGTCCTGCTGTCGGGTACGACGCTGGCCACGGTCGCCGGGGTCCCCGGCGGGTCGCTGCTCGGCACTCTGTTCGACTGGCGGGCCACCTTCTGGGCCGTCGCCCTGCTCTGCCTGCCCGCGGCCCTCGGCGTCCTCACCGGCATCCCGGCACACCGGGGGCAGGACACCCCGGCCGACGGCGGGCCGTCCCTCCGCCGGGAGATCGCCCGGCTCAGGCAGCCTCGCCTGCTCCTGCTCGTCCTGCTCGCCGCCCTGGTGAACGCCGGCACCTTCGCCTGCTTCACCTTCCTCGCCCCGGTCGTCACCGGCACCGCCGGGCTCGGCGAGCTGTGGATCTCCGTCGTCCTGGTGCTCTTCGGCGCCGGCTCCTTCGTCGGTGTGACCGTCGCCGGGCGGCTGTCCGACCGGCGGCCGGACGTCGTCCTCTCCGTCGGCGGCCCCCTGCTGCTCGTCGGCTGGACCGCCCTGGCCGTGCTCGCCGACCTGCCGGCCGCGCTGCTCGCCCTCGTCTGTGTCCAGGGCGCGCTGTCCTTCGCCGTCGGCAGCACCCTGATCACCCGCGTCCTCTACGAAGCGGCCGGCGCCCCCACCATGGCCGGGTCCTACGCGACCGCCGCGCTCAACGTCGGCGCCGCCGCCGGACCGCTCCTCGCCGCCGTCTCCCTCCGCACCGGGGCCGGCGCGAGCGGGCCGCTCTGGACCGGCGCGCTCCTCGTGGCCGCCGCGCTGCTCGTCGCGCTCCCCCTGCGCGCCGTCGTCGTCCCCCGCCGCCGCACGGAAGCCGCACAGTGA
- a CDS encoding roadblock/LC7 domain-containing protein, whose protein sequence is MKTDLSWVLNDVLEVRGARHAILVSGDGLLLQRSDDISRDDAETNAAAMSSMQSLSRAVAGFVGAGHGIWKQTLLEYDGGWIFLIAAGQGSYLAVSAAVDVDMEAMSFRMQKTVTALNKAMSVAPRSDNGVG, encoded by the coding sequence GTGAAGACCGACCTGTCGTGGGTGCTGAACGACGTGCTCGAGGTACGCGGCGCCCGCCACGCCATCCTCGTCTCGGGTGACGGCCTGCTGCTCCAGCGTTCGGACGACATCTCGCGCGACGACGCGGAGACCAACGCCGCCGCGATGAGCTCCATGCAGTCGCTGAGCCGGGCGGTCGCCGGCTTCGTCGGCGCGGGACACGGCATCTGGAAGCAGACGCTGCTGGAGTACGACGGCGGCTGGATCTTCCTCATCGCGGCCGGGCAGGGCTCCTACCTGGCGGTCTCCGCGGCGGTGGACGTCGACATGGAGGCCATGTCGTTCCGCATGCAGAAGACGGTGACGGCGCTGAACAAGGCCATGAGCGTGGCTCCCCGCTCCGACAACGGTGTCGGCTGA
- a CDS encoding ABC transporter ATP-binding protein: MSLTPDGIAVGLERVRKTYGGDQPVVALDDVSAEFPRGTATAVMGPSGSGKSTLLHCAAGLDRPDSGRVRIGATDLSDLSEKKLTELRRARVGFVFQAFNLVGALNVEQNITLPSRLAGLRPDPAWVDEVVRRVGLGERLRHRPAQLSGGQQQRVAIARALVTRPEVIFCDEPTGALDTRSAAAVLDLLRSAVDRYGRTVVMVTHDPVAASYADRVLILADGRIVRDMERSGAERIAEQLAMPGHRQPAASREG; this comes from the coding sequence ATGTCCCTGACCCCGGACGGCATCGCCGTCGGTCTCGAGCGCGTACGCAAGACGTACGGCGGCGACCAGCCCGTCGTGGCGCTCGACGACGTGAGCGCCGAGTTCCCACGCGGCACCGCGACCGCCGTGATGGGACCTTCCGGGTCCGGCAAGAGCACCCTGCTGCACTGCGCGGCCGGCCTCGACCGCCCGGACTCCGGGCGGGTGCGGATCGGCGCCACCGACCTGTCGGACCTGTCGGAGAAGAAGCTCACCGAACTGCGACGCGCCCGGGTCGGCTTCGTCTTCCAGGCGTTCAACCTGGTGGGCGCGCTGAACGTGGAGCAGAACATCACGCTGCCGTCCCGGCTGGCGGGCCTGCGGCCCGACCCCGCGTGGGTCGACGAGGTCGTCCGGCGGGTCGGTCTCGGCGAGCGGCTGCGGCACCGGCCCGCCCAGCTCTCCGGCGGCCAGCAGCAGCGCGTCGCGATCGCCAGGGCGCTGGTCACCCGTCCCGAGGTGATCTTCTGCGACGAGCCCACCGGCGCCCTCGACACCCGCTCCGCGGCCGCCGTCCTCGACCTGCTGCGGTCGGCGGTCGACCGGTACGGCCGGACCGTCGTCATGGTCACCCACGATCCCGTGGCCGCCTCCTACGCCGACCGCGTGCTGATCCTGGCCGACGGGCGGATCGTCCGGGACATGGAGCGCTCCGGCGCCGAGCGGATCGCCGAACAGCTCGCGATGCCGGGCCATCGGCAGCCCGCGGCGAGCCGGGAGGGCTGA
- a CDS encoding DUF742 domain-containing protein: MTAPGEESPVTSDFVRSYVITGGRSLPSSDELALHTLVTLAPGRTLPLGAGPEVKAIWELCSGGYLSVAEVAGHLGLPVGVARLLLTDLSEQGHLLRRAEPPRAQNVDRATLEKVLNGLQSLIG; encoded by the coding sequence ATGACGGCGCCCGGCGAGGAATCACCCGTCACCAGTGACTTCGTCCGCTCCTACGTCATCACCGGCGGCCGGAGCCTGCCGTCCTCGGACGAACTGGCGCTGCACACCCTGGTCACGCTGGCCCCCGGACGGACGCTGCCGCTCGGGGCCGGCCCCGAGGTGAAGGCGATCTGGGAGCTGTGCTCGGGTGGCTACCTGTCGGTCGCCGAGGTGGCGGGCCACCTCGGCCTGCCCGTCGGGGTGGCCCGGCTGCTGCTCACCGATTTATCGGAACAGGGGCACCTGCTCCGCCGGGCCGAGCCGCCCCGGGCCCAGAACGTTGACAGAGCGACCCTCGAGAAGGTTCTGAATGGACTCCAATCCCTCATCGGCTGA
- a CDS encoding endonuclease/exonuclease/phosphatase family protein, with protein sequence MPSGPRRPARTVRAAAVLLAAVLSLTAAPATAAGDASPSGSRAPAVPLRVATYNIHAGAGEDQVFDLDRTADALRELKADVIGLQEVDVHWGDRSAFVDEARALAEKLRMRVFFAPVYDLDPAVEGGERRQYGVAVLSRHPVLHAENHEITRLSTQTPDPVPAPAPGFAEIVIRVEGVRTHVYSTHLDYRADPSVRAAQVADMLEVLADDRGPRILVGDFNAEPSAPELAPLWHTLRDAAPDAGATYPATAPEKRIDLITVSRGITVTGARTHATGASDHRPVVADLRLPRKGR encoded by the coding sequence ATGCCGTCAGGACCCAGACGTCCCGCCCGCACCGTCCGTGCCGCCGCCGTGCTCCTCGCCGCCGTCCTGTCGCTCACCGCGGCGCCGGCCACGGCGGCCGGGGACGCCTCCCCGTCCGGCTCCCGCGCACCCGCCGTGCCGCTCCGCGTGGCGACGTACAACATCCACGCGGGGGCGGGGGAGGACCAGGTCTTCGACCTCGACCGGACCGCCGACGCCCTGCGCGAGCTGAAGGCCGACGTGATCGGGCTGCAGGAGGTCGACGTCCACTGGGGCGACCGCAGCGCCTTCGTGGACGAGGCCCGCGCGCTCGCCGAGAAGCTCCGCATGCGGGTCTTCTTCGCGCCGGTCTACGACCTCGACCCGGCCGTCGAGGGCGGCGAACGCCGGCAGTACGGCGTGGCCGTGCTCAGCCGCCACCCGGTGCTGCACGCCGAGAACCACGAGATCACCCGGCTGTCCACCCAGACCCCCGACCCCGTGCCCGCCCCGGCGCCCGGCTTCGCCGAGATCGTGATCCGGGTCGAGGGCGTACGGACGCACGTCTACAGCACGCACCTGGACTACCGCGCCGACCCGTCGGTCCGCGCCGCCCAGGTGGCCGACATGCTGGAGGTCCTGGCGGACGACCGGGGGCCGAGGATCCTGGTCGGCGACTTCAACGCCGAGCCGTCCGCACCCGAACTGGCGCCGCTGTGGCACACCCTGCGCGACGCCGCACCCGACGCCGGCGCCACCTACCCGGCGACCGCACCGGAGAAGCGGATCGACCTGATCACCGTCTCGCGCGGGATCACCGTCACCGGCGCGCGCACGCACGCCACCGGCGCGTCGGACCACCGGCCGGTCGTCGCCGACCTGCGTCTGCCCCGCAAGGGCCGCTGA
- a CDS encoding serine hydrolase domain-containing protein — protein MRIKDVSVALAGSTLIVTLAASPALAGTTAPPLPAPDVAAVAAVHRTALSQGAPGALTRIDEGLRSYRVATGEADTAAHTPMDTGRRFRVGSVSKTFTTVVLMQLVAEGRIDLDAPADRYLPKPLPDERITVRHLLSHRSGLYDYTNDMFHNTVPGFEAVRDKVFSYQELIDLSTERPLNNAPGAAYSYSNTNFVALGAIIEHVTGTPVATHYQQRIFTPLRLRNTSYVHPRTTISGSYARGYLRQDDTTLPLVDSTEQTVSWAQSAGAVISNAEDLNRFFSALLSGKLLPAEQVREMTAMVPVTADGKQSYGLGLRGRTLSCGTTVYGHTGTVQGYYTYAFTTSDGRRSMASLANTSNNGTVNTTLGATLEASFCGTDPAAAVRRAAAAPERFTEDIAPQIARD, from the coding sequence ATGCGGATCAAAGACGTGAGCGTCGCGCTCGCCGGTTCCACCCTGATCGTCACGCTGGCGGCGTCCCCCGCCCTCGCCGGCACCACCGCTCCCCCGCTGCCGGCGCCGGACGTCGCCGCCGTCGCCGCGGTGCACCGGACGGCGCTGTCCCAGGGCGCTCCCGGCGCGCTGACCCGGATCGACGAGGGGCTGAGGAGTTACCGCGTCGCCACCGGCGAGGCCGACACCGCCGCCCACACGCCGATGGACACCGGGCGGCGGTTCCGCGTGGGGAGCGTCAGCAAGACGTTCACCACGGTGGTGCTGATGCAGCTCGTCGCCGAGGGGCGGATCGACCTCGACGCCCCGGCCGACCGCTACCTGCCGAAGCCGCTGCCCGACGAGCGCATCACGGTGCGTCACCTGCTCAGCCACCGCAGCGGGTTGTACGACTACACCAACGACATGTTCCACAACACCGTCCCGGGTTTCGAGGCGGTGCGCGACAAGGTCTTCAGCTACCAGGAGCTGATCGACCTGTCGACGGAACGGCCGCTGAACAACGCGCCGGGCGCCGCGTACAGCTACTCCAACACCAACTTCGTCGCGCTGGGCGCGATCATCGAGCACGTGACGGGCACGCCGGTCGCCACGCACTACCAGCAGCGCATCTTCACGCCCCTGCGGCTGAGGAACACGTCGTACGTCCACCCGCGCACCACCATCTCCGGGTCGTACGCGCGCGGTTACCTCCGCCAGGACGACACCACGCTGCCGCTGGTTGACTCCACCGAGCAGACCGTGTCCTGGGCGCAGTCCGCGGGTGCGGTCATCTCGAACGCCGAGGACCTCAACCGGTTCTTCTCCGCGCTGCTCTCCGGGAAGCTGCTGCCGGCCGAGCAGGTGCGGGAGATGACCGCCATGGTCCCGGTCACCGCCGACGGCAAGCAGTCGTACGGTCTGGGGCTGCGCGGCCGGACGCTGTCCTGCGGCACCACGGTGTACGGGCACACGGGCACCGTGCAGGGCTACTACACGTACGCCTTCACCACGAGCGACGGCCGCCGCAGCATGGCGTCGCTGGCGAACACCTCCAACAACGGGACGGTGAACACCACCCTCGGCGCCACGCTCGAGGCGTCCTTCTGCGGCACCGACCCGGCGGCCGCGGTCCGGCGCGCCGCCGCCGCGCCCGAGCGGTTCACCGAGGACATCGCGCCGCAGATCGCCCGGGACTGA
- a CDS encoding PTS transporter subunit EIIC — protein MSEENKHRATAAALLPLVGGAANVASVAHCMTRLRLGLRDRSLVQEEALRALPAVMGVVEDDTYQIVLGPGTVARVTPEFEALVEAQRADVPEEPAAPAGGADPVTAEELAAQGAALRAERKARNATPFKLFLRRIANIFVPLIPALIGCGIIAGLNGLLVNLGWLPGITPALAAIASGFMALIAVFVGYNTAKEFGGTPVLGGAVASIIVYAKVADVEAFGQQLSPGQGGVLGALAAACLGVYVEKRCRRWVPESVDVLVTPTVTVLVSGLATLFGLMFLAGEVSSWIGDAADWLLAHGGAGAGLLLGGLFLPLVMLGLHQALIPIHTTLIEGAGFTVLLPILAMAGAGQVGAAIAIYCRLPRNTSIRTTVKSALWPGFLGVGEPLIYGVSLPLGRPFVTACAGGAFGGAFVGLFNQLGTDVGATAIGPSGWALFPLLDGDHGLARTIAVYGAGLLVGYVAGFVATYWFGFTRTMLAELNVAPDEPAPASTAPVVTEDRVVGKV, from the coding sequence ATGAGCGAAGAGAACAAGCATCGCGCCACCGCCGCCGCCCTCCTCCCCCTGGTCGGAGGCGCGGCGAACGTGGCATCGGTGGCCCACTGCATGACCCGGCTCCGGCTCGGGCTGCGCGACCGGTCCCTCGTCCAGGAGGAGGCGCTCAGGGCGCTGCCCGCGGTCATGGGGGTCGTCGAGGACGACACCTACCAGATCGTGCTGGGCCCCGGCACCGTGGCTCGTGTCACCCCCGAGTTCGAGGCCCTGGTCGAGGCGCAGCGCGCCGACGTCCCGGAGGAGCCCGCCGCCCCCGCGGGCGGGGCCGACCCCGTCACGGCCGAGGAGCTGGCGGCCCAGGGCGCGGCGCTCAGGGCGGAGCGGAAGGCGAGGAACGCCACCCCGTTCAAGCTGTTCCTGCGGCGCATCGCGAACATCTTCGTGCCGCTCATCCCCGCGCTCATCGGCTGCGGCATCATCGCCGGCCTCAACGGCCTGCTCGTCAACCTCGGCTGGCTGCCCGGCATCACCCCGGCCCTGGCCGCCATCGCCTCCGGCTTCATGGCGCTGATCGCCGTCTTCGTCGGCTACAACACGGCCAAGGAGTTCGGCGGCACCCCCGTCCTCGGCGGCGCCGTCGCGTCGATCATCGTCTACGCCAAGGTGGCCGACGTCGAGGCGTTCGGCCAGCAGCTGTCACCCGGCCAGGGCGGTGTGCTCGGCGCGCTCGCCGCGGCCTGCCTCGGCGTGTACGTCGAGAAGCGGTGCCGGCGCTGGGTCCCCGAGTCCGTCGACGTGCTGGTCACGCCCACCGTCACCGTGCTGGTCTCCGGCCTTGCGACCCTGTTCGGCCTGATGTTCCTCGCCGGTGAGGTGTCGTCCTGGATCGGCGACGCCGCCGACTGGCTGCTCGCCCACGGCGGCGCGGGCGCCGGCCTCCTCCTCGGCGGTCTCTTCCTCCCGCTGGTCATGCTGGGCCTGCACCAGGCGCTCATCCCCATCCACACCACGCTGATCGAGGGGGCGGGCTTCACCGTCCTGCTGCCGATCCTCGCCATGGCGGGCGCGGGCCAGGTCGGCGCGGCCATCGCGATCTACTGCCGGCTGCCCCGCAACACCTCGATCCGCACGACGGTCAAGTCCGCGCTGTGGCCGGGCTTCCTCGGCGTCGGCGAGCCGCTGATCTACGGCGTCTCCCTGCCCCTCGGCCGCCCCTTCGTCACCGCCTGCGCGGGCGGCGCGTTCGGCGGCGCCTTCGTCGGCCTCTTCAACCAGCTCGGCACGGACGTGGGCGCCACGGCGATCGGCCCCTCCGGCTGGGCCCTGTTCCCCCTCCTCGACGGCGACCACGGCCTCGCCCGGACGATCGCCGTCTACGGGGCCGGCCTGCTCGTCGGGTACGTGGCCGGCTTCGTGGCGACGTACTGGTTCGGCTTCACCAGGACGATGCTCGCGGAGCTGAACGTGGCTCCTGACGAGCCGGCGCCGGCGTCCACCGCGCCGGTGGTGACGGAGGACCGCGTCGTCGGGAAGGTCTGA
- a CDS encoding MFS transporter produces MTSSPRPASTREAARGGRGGGNAMALFVIASCQLMVVLDITIVNIALPHIQRSLDFSTTSLSWVVNAYTLTFGGLLLLGGRAGDILGRRRVFVFGVLLFVLASLLGGLAQNSGQLLAARALQGVGGAIASPTSLALISTTFREGPERNRAFGVFAAVSAGGGAIGLLAGGILVEWLNWRWVLFVNVPIGLLIALAAPRWIKESERHPGRFDVTGALTSTAGMVLLVYGFIRAAQDGWRDPLTLASFAAAVVVLVAFVLLERRSPQPITPLHMFADRNRAGTYGIMLFLAAALFGMFFFLTLFVQNVLGFGPLKAGLAFLPVSAVIAVGAGLASRFLPVYGPKPFMVAGGLFAAAGLGWLTLTDVHSTYAGSVLGPMLVFSFGMGMEFVSLTLMALSDVPVRETGAASGLLNATQQVGGSLGLSILVTVYGTASRNEAERQVPRFLEQASPAERLQFRRTGELPGLWGAEVLTSGVSAAFVTAAVFAGLAALVAVVAIQVRPSDLERLQGGGPGVPPG; encoded by the coding sequence ATGACCAGCAGTCCGCGACCGGCCTCCACTCGGGAGGCCGCACGGGGCGGCCGCGGCGGGGGCAACGCGATGGCCCTGTTCGTCATCGCCTCGTGCCAGCTGATGGTGGTGCTGGACATCACCATCGTGAACATCGCGCTGCCGCACATCCAGCGCTCCCTGGACTTCTCGACCACCAGCCTGTCGTGGGTGGTCAACGCCTACACCCTCACGTTCGGCGGGCTGTTGCTGCTGGGCGGCCGGGCCGGTGACATCCTCGGCAGACGGCGGGTGTTCGTCTTCGGCGTGCTGCTGTTCGTGCTGGCGTCCCTGCTGGGCGGACTGGCGCAGAACTCCGGTCAGCTGCTGGCGGCCCGTGCGCTGCAGGGCGTGGGCGGCGCGATCGCCTCCCCGACGTCCCTGGCGCTGATCAGCACGACCTTCCGCGAGGGACCGGAACGCAACCGCGCGTTCGGGGTGTTCGCGGCGGTGTCGGCGGGCGGCGGCGCGATCGGGCTGCTGGCCGGCGGCATCCTCGTGGAGTGGCTGAACTGGCGGTGGGTGCTGTTCGTCAACGTCCCGATCGGTCTGCTCATCGCCCTCGCCGCCCCGCGCTGGATCAAGGAGTCCGAGCGCCACCCGGGCCGCTTCGACGTCACCGGCGCGCTGACCTCCACGGCCGGCATGGTGCTGCTGGTCTACGGCTTCATCCGGGCGGCACAGGACGGCTGGCGGGATCCGCTGACCCTGGCGTCGTTCGCGGCGGCGGTCGTCGTCCTGGTGGCGTTCGTACTGCTCGAACGGCGGTCGCCGCAGCCGATCACACCGCTGCACATGTTCGCGGACCGCAACAGAGCGGGCACGTACGGGATCATGCTGTTCCTGGCCGCGGCGCTGTTCGGCATGTTCTTCTTCCTCACCCTGTTCGTGCAGAACGTGCTGGGTTTCGGTCCGTTGAAGGCGGGGCTCGCCTTCCTGCCGGTGAGCGCGGTCATCGCGGTCGGCGCCGGGCTGGCGTCGCGGTTCCTGCCGGTGTACGGACCGAAACCGTTCATGGTGGCGGGCGGTCTCTTCGCGGCGGCGGGCCTGGGGTGGCTGACCCTGACCGACGTGCACTCCACCTACGCGGGCAGCGTGCTCGGTCCGATGCTGGTGTTCAGCTTCGGCATGGGCATGGAGTTCGTGTCGCTGACCCTGATGGCGCTGTCCGACGTGCCCGTGCGGGAGACCGGCGCCGCCTCCGGACTGCTCAACGCCACCCAGCAGGTCGGCGGCTCGCTGGGCCTGTCCATCCTGGTGACGGTGTACGGCACGGCCAGCAGGAACGAGGCGGAGAGGCAGGTCCCGCGCTTCCTGGAACAGGCGAGCCCGGCCGAACGGCTGCAGTTCCGGCGCACGGGCGAACTGCCCGGGCTGTGGGGCGCCGAGGTCCTCACCTCCGGGGTGTCCGCCGCCTTCGTCACGGCGGCCGTGTTCGCCGGACTCGCCGCCCTGGTCGCGGTGGTGGCGATCCAGGTCCGCCCGTCGGACCTGGAACGTCTCCAGGGCGGCGGTCCGGGTGTCCCGCCGGGGTGA
- a CDS encoding NUDIX domain-containing protein has translation MNSAEHTAAERPERARPTPHSLTGVGIAVLDESGRVLLGLGHDGRWELPGGKVDPGEDFETAAVRELAEETGLSVPATAVRVLAVVVDGLRGLTRVTAAAVAEGAAGTPTVTEPDKIVRWEWFARDAVPSALFGPSASVLDCVWPEARPRGAAETYRYPVRPAGEGHATRAG, from the coding sequence GTGAACAGCGCCGAACACACCGCAGCGGAGCGCCCCGAGCGCGCCCGCCCCACGCCGCACAGCCTGACGGGCGTCGGCATCGCCGTCCTCGACGAATCCGGCCGCGTCCTGCTCGGTCTGGGCCACGACGGGCGGTGGGAGCTGCCGGGCGGCAAGGTGGACCCGGGTGAGGACTTCGAGACGGCGGCCGTGCGGGAGTTGGCGGAGGAGACCGGGCTGTCCGTGCCGGCCACGGCCGTACGGGTGCTGGCGGTCGTGGTGGACGGCCTGCGCGGACTCACCCGGGTCACCGCCGCCGCGGTCGCCGAGGGGGCGGCCGGCACGCCCACGGTGACGGAACCGGACAAGATCGTGCGCTGGGAGTGGTTCGCGCGCGACGCGGTGCCGTCCGCGTTGTTCGGTCCGTCGGCCTCGGTGCTGGACTGCGTGTGGCCCGAGGCGCGTCCCCGCGGGGCGGCGGAGACGTATCGCTACCCGGTCCGCCCGGCCGGCGAGGGGCACGCGACCAGGGCCGGGTGA
- a CDS encoding sensor histidine kinase — MTSLIKDPLLWILLVVLAAAVLAVLRARRTNLALRRTRKDLEAGLGQAQGRIEQLEAHIDTLGARHRGELADVRADAESATKAVLKSAMGTLQSLAEEQQLLLDGLLKKYGNDSEVLADLMSVDHTGSQFSRRAKGISVLCGGWLGRREGAATVYDVARSAQGRIKDFNRVSIHAQDSVAVTGKAVEPVAVVLAELLDNATTYSAPGTPVEVNIQAVPTGVCFIVDDAGLGMDQETKDRAAALLSADGPVDITGLGDPPRFGFAVCGMLANRYGFHVSVGSVSPYGGVRAVIRIPESLLSADVVAPAEPEQEPEDGQEDAPHRLAPVPVGPSRVVGTTSGGLPKRRRRQGPIAVVPPPQGSGALDKETSESSGEVTASRLGAFARGTQLGRTTNTTEGPDHQ, encoded by the coding sequence ATGACGTCATTGATCAAGGATCCACTGCTGTGGATCCTGCTGGTGGTGCTCGCCGCTGCGGTTCTCGCAGTGCTGCGGGCCCGGAGAACCAATCTGGCGCTCCGAAGAACAAGGAAGGATCTGGAGGCGGGCCTGGGCCAGGCCCAGGGACGGATCGAGCAACTGGAAGCCCACATCGACACGCTGGGCGCCCGGCACCGGGGGGAGCTGGCCGATGTGCGGGCGGACGCCGAGTCGGCGACCAAGGCCGTGCTCAAGTCGGCCATGGGCACCCTCCAGTCGCTCGCCGAGGAGCAGCAGCTGCTCCTGGACGGACTGCTGAAGAAATACGGCAACGACAGCGAGGTACTGGCCGACCTGATGTCGGTCGACCACACCGGCAGCCAGTTCAGCCGCCGGGCCAAGGGCATCTCGGTGCTGTGCGGCGGCTGGCTGGGCCGCCGCGAGGGGGCGGCGACCGTCTACGACGTCGCCCGCAGCGCCCAGGGCCGCATCAAGGACTTCAACCGGGTGAGCATCCACGCCCAGGACAGTGTCGCCGTGACCGGCAAGGCGGTCGAGCCGGTGGCCGTGGTGCTGGCGGAACTGCTGGACAACGCCACGACCTACAGCGCCCCGGGCACGCCGGTGGAGGTCAACATCCAGGCCGTGCCGACGGGCGTGTGCTTCATCGTGGACGACGCCGGTCTGGGCATGGACCAGGAGACCAAGGACCGGGCGGCGGCCCTGCTGTCCGCCGACGGTCCGGTCGACATCACCGGTCTCGGCGACCCGCCCCGGTTCGGTTTCGCGGTGTGCGGCATGCTCGCCAACCGTTACGGCTTCCACGTCTCCGTCGGCTCGGTCTCCCCCTATGGCGGTGTGCGCGCGGTGATCCGTATCCCGGAGAGCCTCCTCTCGGCCGACGTGGTCGCTCCCGCCGAGCCGGAGCAGGAGCCCGAGGACGGGCAGGAGGACGCTCCGCACCGCCTGGCGCCGGTGCCCGTGGGCCCGTCGCGCGTGGTGGGCACGACGTCCGGCGGGCTGCCCAAGCGGCGGCGCCGTCAGGGCCCCATCGCGGTGGTGCCGCCCCCGCAGGGCTCGGGCGCCCTCGACAAGGAGACCTCCGAGTCGTCCGGCGAGGTCACCGCGTCGCGCCTGGGGGCGTTCGCACGCGGCACCCAGCTCGGACGGACCACGAACACCACGGAAGGACCTGACCACCAGTGA